A region from the Acyrthosiphon pisum isolate AL4f chromosome A1, pea_aphid_22Mar2018_4r6ur, whole genome shotgun sequence genome encodes:
- the LOC115033691 gene encoding uncharacterized protein LOC115033691 has protein sequence MTGSTKQSEIGSTLDGVHVYGTIGVLSEFKTDGKRTVYQERMEQYFLANMIPEERKVPFLITCLGEQTYIMLKGEEYARTIMQHFMQTVRIENFYLLTENVMNFKPYVKITKSQ, from the coding sequence ATGACCGGCAGTACCAAGCAAAGTGAGATTGGTTCCACACTTGATGGAGTCCACGTGTATGGTACAATTGGCGTTTTGTCAGAATTCAAAACCGACGGGAAACGGACAGTATACCAGGAACGCATGGAACAATATTTCTTAGCAAATATGATTCCAGAAGAAAGGAAAGTACCATTTTTAATTACTTGCTTGGGAGAACAGACATATATCATGTTGAAAGGGGAAGAGTACGCACGAACAATTATGCAACATTTTATGCAGACAGTTCGTATCGAAAATTTCTATCTACTTACCGAAAACGTGATGAATTTTAAACCCTACGTAAAAATTACCAAGAGCCAGTGA